The following proteins are co-located in the Maridesulfovibrio sp. genome:
- a CDS encoding L-fuculose-phosphate aldolase, giving the protein MLLQNERELVVEYGKKMLESGLTTGTGGNLSVYNRELGLVAISPSGLDYRLSTPEDIVVIDLEGNIKDSERKPSSEYGFHTILYKNRPDVNAVVHTHSVYATTVACLNMELPAVHYLVGFAGKKVPLAPYATFGTPELAENVISTIGNYNAVLLANHGLITVGRTLGNAFDAAEELELVARIYIQALSVGKPVIVPDDEMDKVIDKFSTYGQAGGKD; this is encoded by the coding sequence ATGTTGTTGCAGAATGAAAGAGAACTTGTTGTTGAATATGGGAAAAAAATGCTTGAATCCGGCCTGACAACCGGAACCGGCGGCAACCTGAGTGTTTATAACCGCGAACTGGGCTTGGTAGCTATCAGCCCCAGCGGTCTGGATTACCGTCTTTCCACTCCCGAAGATATTGTGGTTATCGATCTGGAAGGAAATATTAAAGATTCAGAACGCAAGCCTTCCAGTGAGTACGGTTTCCATACCATCCTGTACAAAAACAGGCCGGATGTTAATGCGGTGGTTCACACCCATTCAGTTTATGCCACCACCGTAGCCTGCCTGAATATGGAGCTTCCGGCAGTGCACTATCTGGTCGGTTTTGCGGGCAAAAAAGTTCCTCTCGCCCCCTACGCAACTTTCGGTACTCCTGAATTGGCAGAAAACGTGATCAGTACCATCGGTAACTACAATGCAGTACTGCTCGCCAATCACGGCCTGATCACTGTTGGAAGAACCCTCGGCAACGCCTTCGATGCTGCAGAGGAACTGGAACTGGTTGCCAGAATTTACATTCAGGCCCTTTCAGTAGGTAAACCTGTTATTGTCCCTGACGACGAAATGGACAAGGTTATCGATAAATTTTCGACCTACGGACAGGCCGGAGGCAAGGACTAA
- a CDS encoding M48 family metallopeptidase yields MNIYLFIIIFSLAGACLLGIFARQLNRKALSPELPAEFNTTFDADDYRKSQDYTKAGIGFENISSSISTLITILFIVLGGFNTVDLWANGFGYGEIVTGLIFYAGLAILSDLVSLPFSLYSTFVIEEKFGFNKTTLKTFFMDKLKGYLIGGIIGGAILGGVLLFFNAAGSLAWLWCWLFTVLVTLGVQYIAPTWILPLFNKFTPLEDSELKEKIEQFAAENGFELSGIFMIDGSKRSTKANAFFTGFGKKKRIALFDTLINNLSADEIVAVLAHEIGHSKLGHVRKMMTMSIINTGVIFLLMSFFLGNRELFAAFGMQNISVHAGLIFFALLYTPVSIVLSIFSNIRSRKHEFEADAFAAETTHTPKALIEALKKLSVSNLSNLTPHPFYVWLEYSHPPVLKRIEALRAFN; encoded by the coding sequence ATGAACATCTACCTATTCATTATCATATTTTCCCTCGCCGGTGCCTGCCTGCTGGGCATATTTGCCCGCCAGCTCAACCGCAAGGCTCTCTCCCCCGAGCTTCCTGCTGAATTCAATACCACTTTTGATGCAGACGACTACCGTAAATCTCAAGATTACACCAAAGCAGGAATCGGCTTCGAAAACATCTCAAGTTCAATCAGTACGCTGATCACTATCCTGTTCATTGTCCTAGGCGGATTCAACACAGTAGACCTTTGGGCCAATGGTTTCGGCTACGGGGAGATTGTCACCGGGCTGATTTTCTATGCCGGATTAGCGATACTCAGCGACCTTGTATCCCTGCCATTTTCCCTCTACAGCACTTTTGTCATTGAAGAAAAATTCGGGTTCAACAAAACAACCCTCAAAACTTTTTTCATGGATAAACTTAAAGGCTATTTGATTGGCGGTATCATCGGCGGAGCAATTCTCGGTGGCGTTCTCCTTTTCTTCAATGCTGCCGGATCGCTTGCATGGCTCTGGTGTTGGCTTTTTACCGTGCTGGTCACCCTTGGTGTGCAGTACATTGCCCCCACATGGATTCTGCCCCTGTTCAACAAATTCACCCCGCTTGAAGATAGCGAACTGAAAGAAAAAATCGAACAATTCGCAGCTGAAAACGGATTTGAACTTTCCGGCATTTTCATGATTGACGGTTCCAAGCGTTCCACCAAAGCCAATGCATTCTTTACCGGATTCGGCAAAAAGAAGCGTATCGCCCTTTTCGATACCCTGATCAACAATCTTTCCGCCGATGAAATCGTAGCCGTGCTGGCCCATGAAATAGGGCACAGCAAGCTCGGACATGTCCGCAAAATGATGACCATGAGCATCATCAATACCGGAGTAATCTTCCTGCTCATGTCTTTTTTCCTCGGTAACAGGGAACTCTTTGCTGCGTTCGGCATGCAGAATATTTCCGTACATGCCGGCCTGATATTCTTTGCCCTGCTATACACACCCGTATCAATCGTGCTTTCCATCTTCAGCAATATCCGCTCCCGAAAGCACGAATTTGAAGCAGATGCTTTTGCTGCGGAAACCACCCACACCCCGAAAGCTCTCATCGAAGCACTTAAAAAGCTATCGGTAAGCAACCTCTCTAACCTCACACCGCATCCCTTTTACGTCTGGCTGGAGTATAGTCATCCTCCGGTGTTAAAGAGGATTGAGGCGCTTCGCGCATTTAATTAA